The following coding sequences lie in one Arachis stenosperma cultivar V10309 chromosome 5, arast.V10309.gnm1.PFL2, whole genome shotgun sequence genomic window:
- the LOC130982178 gene encoding metalloendoproteinase 5-MMP-like, whose product MKRHLLTLLFFFLLLDSSLSIPLEPTIGNFFTGFGRAVGGTFKNIRNSIRSDEDAQEIRQKARDQARDYLLNHVPDLVGSQPQPGASQFRCGGFHYFLSPTQGRNWFSDRTSLTYRFNPKIQDPLAQVLRASFRRWSQELSLPLREKRYDEHDYADITIELSNFKDNMVVGDSLIELIPSNFAAAVRIGHIRLADNKNWGVLNRATQEDNRIIDIDTVVMHQLGHLLGLSHSNQNDSVMNPNIWSGKPRKVFSIGEKQQIKQVYSPNGNGNGVGSSP is encoded by the exons ATGAAGAGACATCTTCTGACACTGTTATTCTTCTTTCTCCTTCTTGACTCATCTCTTTCAATACCGCTGGAACCTACCATTGGAAATTTCTTTACTGGTTTTGGAAGAGCCGTTGGTGGTACCTTTAAAAACATACGTAACTCCATCCGCAGCGACGAAGACGCCCAGGAAATCAGGCAAAAAGCTCGCGATCAGGCAAGGGATTACTTATTGAATCATGTGCCGGACCTGGTAGGCTCTCAACCACAGCCAGGTGCTTCGCAGTTCCGCTGCGGTGGCTTCCACTACTTTCTCTCGCCTACCCAAGGCAGAAACTGGTTCTCTGACCGCACCAGTCTCACCTACCGTTTTAACCCGAAGATCCAAGATCCGTTAGCCCAGGTGTTGAGAGCCTCATTCAGGCGGTGGTCACAGGAGCTAAGCCTACCACTCAGAGAGAAAAG GTATGACGAGCACGACTATGCAGACATCACGATTGAATTGTCCAACTTCAAGGACAACATGGTTGTGGGCGATAGCCTTATAGAACTTATTCCTTCCAACTTTGCTGCTGCTGTTAGAATTGGGCACATTCGTTTGGCTGATAACAAGAATTGGGGAGTTCTTAATAGGGCAACCCAAGAGGATAATCGGATCATTGACATCGATACTGTGGTGATGCACCAGTTAGGACATCTTCTTGGGCTTTCACACTCCAATCAAAATGACTCGGTTATGAATCCTAATATTTGGTCTGGAAAGCCGAGGAAGGTGTTCTCAATCGGTGAAAAACAGCAGATCAAACAAGTTTATTCCCCTAATGGAAATGGAAATGGAGTTGGGTCCAGTCCTTAA